The Prosthecobacter dejongeii genome window below encodes:
- a CDS encoding energy transducer TonB, translated as MSNLAYLSTPTAMSLPTQSNVGGRARVAGSWQVRRSEESLFGLSWLVAIAGTFLLIGMVGLLKFRGFEPITFSGRAGLGAVDNLSTDMSMADLPATEESLNENPTDVPVDETLEVPEPVEIPLEMQDLPEMTDALVTEDVFTVPAAPKIEVAIKPVDPVTPKPKPKPKAVAARPRSSRASSTVTTAGGTEGSGGGNGGAGRIGSGSGRGNKRPQPPYPSGARSRKVEGKLMFSLKVSPSGKVEYAAVISSSCINGGFTAAEQSQIASWICRNWLIPGQIGSVNQPVTFAIK; from the coding sequence ATGTCCAACCTGGCCTACCTCTCAACTCCGACCGCGATGAGTCTGCCTACTCAGTCTAATGTGGGCGGGCGAGCGCGTGTTGCAGGTAGTTGGCAGGTGCGGCGTTCTGAAGAAAGTCTATTTGGGCTTTCTTGGTTGGTGGCTATTGCAGGCACGTTCTTGCTCATTGGCATGGTCGGCCTGCTGAAGTTTCGTGGTTTTGAGCCCATCACTTTTTCGGGAAGAGCGGGTTTGGGTGCGGTGGATAATTTATCCACAGATATGTCCATGGCTGACCTGCCTGCTACAGAAGAAAGTCTGAATGAAAACCCCACGGATGTCCCTGTGGATGAAACGCTGGAAGTACCCGAACCAGTTGAGATCCCTCTGGAGATGCAGGATCTGCCCGAGATGACGGATGCTTTGGTGACGGAGGATGTGTTTACAGTTCCCGCAGCACCCAAGATCGAGGTGGCCATTAAACCTGTGGATCCGGTGACGCCGAAGCCCAAACCCAAACCGAAGGCGGTGGCTGCCAGACCGCGCAGCAGCCGGGCTAGCAGCACCGTGACCACGGCGGGGGGAACGGAAGGCAGCGGTGGTGGAAATGGTGGCGCTGGCCGCATCGGCTCTGGTTCTGGCAGGGGGAATAAACGTCCTCAACCTCCGTATCCCTCGGGGGCCAGAAGTCGAAAGGTAGAAGGTAAACTGATGTTCAGCCTCAAAGTGAGTCCTTCTGGAAAAGTGGAATACGCAGCCGTGATCTCCAGTAGCTGCATCAATGGTGGATTCACCGCTGCGGAGCAGAGTCAGATCGCTTCATGGATTTGTCGGAATTGGCTCATCCCAGGTCAAATTGGCTCCGTCAACCAACCAGTTACTTTTGCGATTAAGTGA
- a CDS encoding protein kinase domain-containing protein — translation MNDRYQIISTLATGGTGSILQAWDKIQNRDVAIKRLRSDGHHPEALLREARALYAVRHPGIVTIHEYGSDEEGAFLIMELIKGESLEHRLSQGPLSLPHFKTLVHQTLEAIRVAHEAGIIHRDLKPENILLPWHRDGHFESKIIDFGLSQAAPLSGAQQDSMIGSIHYMAPEQFGSGHVDVRTDLYALGCIYYQALTGKLAFPGEEKIHVITAHLYPPHEALSALRPDLSDELCTWVHQLLSVQPAGRPTSAAQALTSFHHLGPHLQVQTASLLESETPSVMILEEEEVPAVLVAEDEEDQPEADTGTQLMAVQEEDAPEAPVPSPIRKPYQTPTTQKSVTPLPGKPAAKRKLGLHFILAAFVVILGLQLAIVSYFKFTGRGEREQRFNELTASPQPQGSDLDVKILLEFLDTNATRDQAAQTLTRLTGGSYIDDLILEHLSQRRDHSAAAKMVEVIGRRRSPGAFAVILPLTEDSRREVRLAAWIALGRVTSAAELPQLLPLALSSPTRDHEMVETQLVSAIENAEDRPLAAQHVLKTYRSIAKGESRVLLFNVLTRVGGEGVMDLVKEAIADPAQNVRLAAITVLSKYPTHEPLAAITTRLPLEPDPTCRIFLLLAARELVSKPGPSSQQNLFLHAQSLYSNANGSDEKSYVLNVLSRIMAPGTATFFETFRDETDPELTREARELGQTFRTRLSRVVQVTPGKSATSLPADKADHRSDGTLTLDQDALVNWTQNDDWASWLVELPANGTYEIAIYQAHDRDPLGTYEVLLAGQTLLTAVVNTGSKTDYKGFVVGSIQVDQPGIYRLQLRPKTLPPEGDLFRVQRLTMKAL, via the coding sequence ATGAACGACCGTTACCAAATCATTTCCACGCTCGCCACAGGCGGCACCGGCAGCATCCTGCAGGCCTGGGATAAAATTCAGAATCGTGACGTCGCCATCAAGCGCCTGCGTAGCGATGGCCACCACCCAGAAGCCCTACTGCGGGAGGCCCGAGCTTTGTATGCCGTGCGTCATCCAGGCATCGTGACCATCCATGAATACGGCAGCGACGAAGAGGGCGCTTTCTTGATCATGGAACTGATCAAAGGAGAATCACTCGAACATCGCCTCAGCCAGGGACCTCTTTCCTTGCCCCATTTTAAAACCCTCGTTCATCAAACCCTTGAGGCCATCCGTGTCGCTCATGAGGCGGGTATCATCCATCGTGATCTAAAGCCCGAGAATATCTTGCTGCCGTGGCATCGTGACGGCCATTTTGAAAGTAAGATCATTGACTTCGGTCTCTCGCAGGCCGCGCCTCTCAGTGGAGCTCAGCAAGATTCCATGATCGGCTCCATCCACTACATGGCCCCAGAGCAATTTGGCAGTGGTCATGTGGATGTGCGGACAGATCTCTATGCTCTCGGCTGCATCTATTATCAGGCCCTCACAGGCAAGCTGGCCTTCCCTGGCGAGGAAAAGATCCACGTCATCACGGCCCATTTGTACCCTCCACACGAGGCGCTCTCCGCGCTGCGCCCAGACCTGAGTGACGAGCTTTGCACTTGGGTGCATCAACTCCTTTCTGTGCAACCTGCGGGGCGACCCACCAGTGCCGCCCAGGCATTGACCAGCTTTCACCACTTAGGCCCCCATCTCCAGGTACAGACCGCCAGTCTGCTAGAGTCAGAAACTCCTTCAGTTATGATTTTGGAAGAGGAGGAAGTCCCTGCCGTCTTAGTGGCCGAAGATGAGGAAGATCAGCCCGAAGCCGACACGGGCACCCAGCTCATGGCCGTGCAAGAGGAGGATGCTCCAGAAGCACCAGTCCCATCTCCCATCCGAAAGCCCTATCAAACGCCCACCACTCAAAAAAGCGTCACCCCGCTGCCAGGGAAACCCGCCGCAAAACGAAAGCTAGGATTGCACTTCATCCTCGCCGCTTTTGTGGTCATTCTTGGGCTTCAGTTGGCCATCGTCAGCTACTTTAAATTCACGGGCCGTGGTGAACGTGAACAGCGTTTTAACGAGCTCACGGCCAGTCCCCAGCCCCAAGGATCCGACCTGGATGTGAAGATCCTTCTAGAGTTCCTGGATACAAACGCGACTCGTGACCAAGCTGCGCAGACACTCACACGTCTCACAGGTGGAAGCTACATTGACGATCTCATTTTGGAGCATTTGAGCCAGCGTCGAGATCATTCAGCCGCCGCAAAAATGGTGGAAGTCATCGGCCGTCGGCGCAGCCCTGGCGCGTTCGCGGTCATTCTCCCACTCACCGAAGATTCACGTCGCGAAGTCCGCCTTGCTGCCTGGATCGCTCTGGGGCGTGTCACCTCCGCTGCTGAGCTGCCTCAACTCCTGCCCCTGGCCCTCAGCAGCCCTACCCGCGATCATGAAATGGTCGAAACCCAACTCGTATCCGCCATTGAAAATGCCGAGGACCGCCCTCTCGCAGCCCAGCATGTTTTGAAAACCTATCGCAGTATTGCCAAGGGAGAATCACGCGTCTTGCTTTTCAATGTGCTGACCCGCGTCGGTGGTGAAGGTGTCATGGATCTCGTCAAGGAAGCCATTGCCGACCCGGCTCAAAACGTGCGCCTAGCCGCCATCACCGTCTTGTCAAAATACCCCACGCACGAACCACTGGCCGCCATCACTACCCGGCTGCCGCTAGAGCCAGACCCCACCTGTCGAATCTTTCTGCTCCTCGCTGCACGTGAACTTGTCAGCAAACCAGGCCCCAGTTCTCAGCAAAATCTCTTTCTGCATGCACAGAGTCTCTACAGCAATGCCAATGGCAGCGATGAAAAAAGCTACGTGCTCAATGTATTGAGCCGCATCATGGCCCCCGGCACCGCGACCTTCTTTGAAACGTTTCGGGATGAAACGGACCCTGAGCTCACCCGAGAGGCGCGTGAATTAGGCCAGACCTTCCGCACACGCCTCAGCCGCGTGGTGCAGGTTACTCCTGGGAAAAGTGCCACCTCCCTTCCCGCTGATAAAGCCGACCATCGTTCCGATGGCACCTTAACCCTGGATCAGGACGCACTCGTCAACTGGACGCAAAATGATGACTGGGCTTCATGGCTGGTCGAATTACCCGCCAATGGAACCTATGAAATCGCCATTTATCAGGCGCATGATCGAGACCCATTGGGTACGTACGAAGTGTTGCTTGCAGGCCAGACACTCCTGACCGCGGTGGTCAATACGGGCAGCAAAACCGATTATAAAGGCTTTGTCGTCGGCAGTATCCAAGTGGACCAACCTGGCATCTACCGCCTGCAACTGCGGCCGAAAACACTGCCACCTGAAGGAGACCTTTTCCGCGTCCAACGCCTGACCATGAAGGCGCTTTAA
- the speA gene encoding biosynthetic arginine decarboxylase encodes MERRPPKTAPWTINDSADLYGIREWGHGYFDVSPKGEVVVNLKDGKKPKPVSLSEIVKGLRERGTQLPVLIRFGDLLRWRIDELNEGFHSAIKEAKYQGLYRGVYPIKVNQQQEVIEEITRYGRKYHYGLEAGSKPELIAALAYMHDPEAYIVCNGYKDEEFIDLALNAQKMGLQVILVLEMPSELALILERSKKMGVRPTLGVRFRLSAESAGYWSGSGGDASVFGLNISQLMGVVDHLRDQGMLDCLRMLHYHQGSQIPNIRAIRQAVTEATRVYCGLVKEGARMGILDLGGGLAISYDGFKGATSASSNYGTKEYCADVIEAITEVTAEAGVPHPDIITESGRAVVAYYSVLVINILDVNRFEPGRGKIELHKDSPQLLHNLAELREEFGKDVSKLTRDRVQEIYNDAVYYRDKLRTEFNYGKVGLRERSQGEEMYWSIMSWISGKLESVGHDGSQMERMSTVMTDYYYGNFSVFQSLPDLWAIDQIFPVMPIHRLKEKPTRNAVLSDITCDSDGKIDKFAHGGEICGSLPLHDPDFEKGEDYMLGIFLVGAYQETLGDLHNLLGDTNVVSVSIENGKLKYRREQEGDSVSEVLSYVEYDPKDLATRFRNLAESAVVSKRITATERREIMGAYDAGLRGYTYFET; translated from the coding sequence ATGGAACGCCGCCCCCCTAAAACCGCCCCTTGGACCATCAACGACAGCGCCGACCTTTACGGCATTCGTGAATGGGGTCATGGTTACTTCGATGTCTCTCCCAAAGGCGAAGTCGTCGTTAACTTAAAGGATGGCAAGAAACCGAAGCCGGTTTCTTTGTCTGAAATCGTCAAGGGCCTGCGCGAACGCGGCACCCAGCTCCCGGTGCTGATCCGCTTTGGCGATCTGCTGCGCTGGCGCATTGACGAACTCAATGAAGGTTTTCACTCCGCCATCAAGGAAGCCAAGTACCAGGGCCTGTATCGCGGTGTTTATCCCATCAAGGTGAACCAGCAGCAGGAAGTCATCGAAGAGATCACACGCTACGGTCGCAAGTATCACTACGGACTCGAAGCCGGCAGCAAGCCAGAGCTCATCGCAGCCCTGGCCTACATGCACGATCCTGAAGCCTACATCGTTTGCAATGGTTACAAGGATGAAGAGTTCATTGACCTCGCCCTGAATGCCCAAAAAATGGGCCTGCAGGTCATCCTGGTGCTGGAAATGCCCAGCGAGCTGGCCCTGATCCTGGAACGCTCCAAAAAGATGGGGGTGCGCCCGACTCTCGGCGTTCGTTTCCGCCTCAGCGCAGAAAGCGCCGGCTACTGGAGCGGCTCCGGCGGCGACGCCAGCGTCTTTGGTCTGAACATTAGCCAGCTCATGGGCGTGGTGGATCACCTTCGTGACCAGGGCATGCTCGACTGCCTGCGCATGCTGCATTACCACCAGGGCTCTCAGATCCCGAACATTCGCGCCATCCGCCAGGCGGTGACCGAAGCCACCCGCGTCTATTGCGGTCTGGTCAAAGAAGGTGCCCGCATGGGCATTCTGGATCTGGGCGGCGGCCTCGCCATCAGTTATGACGGCTTTAAGGGCGCTACCTCAGCCTCCAGCAACTACGGCACCAAGGAATACTGTGCCGACGTCATCGAAGCCATCACCGAGGTCACTGCCGAAGCAGGCGTGCCGCATCCGGACATCATCACGGAATCTGGTCGCGCTGTCGTCGCGTACTATTCCGTCCTGGTCATCAATATCCTGGATGTAAACCGCTTTGAGCCGGGCCGTGGCAAGATCGAGCTACACAAAGACTCTCCCCAACTTCTCCATAACCTCGCCGAACTGCGCGAGGAATTCGGCAAGGATGTCTCCAAACTAACACGTGACCGCGTGCAGGAGATCTACAACGACGCCGTCTATTACCGCGACAAGCTGCGCACCGAATTCAACTACGGCAAAGTCGGCCTGCGCGAGCGCTCTCAGGGTGAGGAAATGTACTGGTCCATCATGAGCTGGATCTCCGGCAAGCTGGAGTCTGTGGGCCACGATGGCAGCCAAATGGAGCGCATGAGCACCGTCATGACGGATTACTATTACGGTAACTTCAGCGTCTTCCAGAGCCTTCCTGACCTTTGGGCCATTGACCAGATCTTCCCGGTCATGCCGATCCATCGTCTCAAGGAAAAGCCGACACGCAATGCAGTGCTTTCCGACATCACCTGCGACAGTGACGGCAAGATTGATAAATTCGCCCACGGCGGAGAAATCTGCGGCAGCCTGCCGCTGCACGATCCAGACTTTGAAAAAGGTGAGGACTACATGCTGGGTATCTTCCTCGTCGGTGCCTACCAGGAAACCCTGGGTGATTTGCACAATTTGTTAGGCGACACCAACGTGGTGAGCGTCAGCATCGAAAACGGCAAGCTGAAGTACCGCCGTGAGCAGGAAGGCGACAGCGTCTCCGAAGTGCTAAGCTACGTTGAATACGATCCGAAAGACCTCGCCACCCGTTTTCGCAACTTGGCCGAAAGCGCAGTTGTCTCCAAACGCATCACAGCTACTGAGCGCCGTGAGATCATGGGTGCTTACGATGCAGGTCTGCGTGGCTACACGTATTTCGAAACCTAA
- a CDS encoding ABC transporter ATP-binding protein, whose product MVHISIRDLTKSFGSLTVLDRVNLEIGEGELFFLLGPSGCGKTTLLRHIAGFYQPDSGQIFLDEEDVTRLPAHKRGTGMMFQSYALWPHLNVAQNVAFGLEERKRPRPEIEQRVADALDLVQLSGLGTRRIAQLSGGQQQRVALARALVIRPRCLLLDEPLSNLDAKLRHEMRSEIRRICKEFGLTGIYVTHDRDEALSMADRLAIMDGGRIAQLGTPEEVYRHPASPMVAEFIGETNFISGTVQAHAASGLYEVKTAFSTLRARLNSPDWHPHHGEKVLLSIRPESLTFGHLVDSPNHFAGRITDTTYLGSTVQYALQIDGGPKIKVCETNPREIRTPSADVVRAVAQPHDLVMLKDE is encoded by the coding sequence ATGGTCCACATCTCCATTCGCGATCTTACCAAAAGCTTCGGCTCTCTGACGGTCCTTGACCGAGTGAACTTGGAGATCGGCGAGGGTGAATTATTCTTTCTTCTTGGTCCCAGCGGATGTGGGAAGACCACACTGCTGCGTCACATTGCCGGATTTTATCAGCCTGACAGCGGCCAGATTTTTTTGGATGAAGAGGATGTCACTCGCCTTCCCGCCCATAAGCGTGGCACGGGCATGATGTTTCAAAGCTATGCCCTCTGGCCTCACCTGAATGTCGCCCAAAACGTGGCCTTCGGTCTTGAGGAAAGAAAACGCCCGCGCCCTGAGATCGAACAGCGCGTGGCAGATGCACTCGATCTAGTGCAACTCAGTGGCCTCGGCACCCGTCGCATCGCGCAGCTTTCCGGCGGGCAGCAGCAGCGTGTCGCTCTGGCCCGTGCCCTCGTCATTCGGCCCCGCTGTCTACTCTTGGATGAGCCTCTTTCAAATCTGGATGCCAAGCTGCGGCATGAAATGCGTTCGGAGATCCGCCGTATTTGCAAAGAGTTCGGCCTCACTGGTATCTATGTCACCCATGACCGGGATGAGGCCCTCAGCATGGCAGACCGCCTCGCCATCATGGACGGAGGCCGCATTGCACAGCTAGGCACGCCTGAGGAGGTCTATCGCCATCCCGCCTCCCCCATGGTGGCGGAGTTCATCGGGGAAACCAATTTCATTTCTGGCACGGTTCAGGCCCATGCCGCGAGTGGTCTGTATGAGGTAAAGACCGCGTTTAGCACGCTACGTGCCCGGTTGAATTCACCAGACTGGCACCCACATCATGGTGAAAAAGTGCTCCTCTCCATCCGACCTGAGTCACTCACTTTTGGCCATCTCGTGGACTCGCCGAATCATTTCGCGGGGCGCATTACAGACACGACCTACCTAGGATCCACAGTCCAGTACGCGCTACAGATTGATGGAGGTCCGAAAATCAAAGTCTGCGAGACCAATCCTCGAGAAATTCGCACGCCTTCCGCTGATGTAGTCCGCGCTGTCGCTCAGCCGCATGACCTCGTCATGCTGAAAGATGAATGA
- a CDS encoding MotA/TolQ/ExbB proton channel family protein, giving the protein MLPHLPLANVVIKLIHDGGPIMYPILVVGIFAVCVLVERIFWWLRFSAQRNSKQLENVYATLESGDLAKAIALSAQTNDPVVRMVHHGLKHQHSSMQGALEVAAGHELQAAGRFLGAMDTVVTLGPLLGLLGTVTGIMGSFSSIGDSELAVEKVTGGIGEALIATAAGLGIAIATLVPMNYFHSRLAKLQFELEAAANNVLILAAQHGFDQVTKKS; this is encoded by the coding sequence ATGCTCCCGCACCTCCCCCTCGCCAACGTCGTTATCAAACTCATCCATGATGGCGGCCCCATCATGTATCCCATCTTGGTGGTGGGGATCTTTGCTGTCTGTGTGTTGGTAGAGCGCATTTTCTGGTGGCTGCGTTTCAGCGCCCAACGCAACAGTAAACAATTGGAGAACGTCTATGCGACTTTGGAGTCGGGGGATTTGGCCAAGGCCATCGCGCTTTCTGCCCAAACGAATGATCCTGTGGTGCGCATGGTTCACCATGGACTGAAGCATCAGCACAGCTCGATGCAGGGTGCTTTGGAAGTGGCTGCAGGTCATGAATTGCAGGCCGCAGGTCGCTTCCTTGGGGCGATGGATACGGTGGTCACACTGGGACCGCTGCTGGGGCTGTTAGGCACTGTGACGGGAATCATGGGGTCGTTTTCCTCCATCGGAGATTCGGAACTGGCTGTGGAAAAAGTGACGGGAGGGATTGGCGAAGCTCTGATCGCCACAGCGGCGGGGCTGGGCATCGCAATCGCCACCTTGGTGCCGATGAATTATTTCCACAGTCGTCTCGCGAAACTCCAGTTTGAGCTGGAAGCTGCGGCGAACAATGTGCTCATCCTGGCGGCTCAACACGGTTTTGATCAGGTGACCAAGAAGTCCTGA
- a CDS encoding biopolymer transporter ExbD, which produces MKIHSPIAHKKTRLEIIPLIDVMFFLLASFMMVSLTMTKQQTIKVNLPMAVATQSDLKPDMINLGVNPKGDVFLDTMQISMPDLEVRLKDRFRKDPNTPVYISGDADTRHADMVKTLDAVRRAGFSKVAFNVKPTGTAPVVAPSPAK; this is translated from the coding sequence GTGAAAATTCATTCTCCCATTGCTCATAAAAAGACACGGCTGGAGATCATCCCTCTGATTGACGTGATGTTCTTCCTGCTGGCTTCTTTCATGATGGTGAGCCTCACCATGACCAAGCAGCAAACCATCAAGGTGAATCTGCCCATGGCCGTGGCCACCCAGTCTGACCTGAAGCCGGACATGATTAATTTAGGGGTCAATCCCAAAGGAGATGTGTTTCTGGACACCATGCAGATCTCCATGCCGGATCTCGAAGTGCGACTGAAGGATCGCTTTAGAAAAGACCCAAATACGCCAGTTTACATCAGTGGCGATGCGGATACCCGCCACGCTGACATGGTGAAGACTCTGGATGCTGTGCGCCGTGCTGGATTTAGCAAAGTAGCTTTCAATGTCAAACCTACAGGCACTGCACCTGTGGTGGCGCCTTCACCTGCGAAATGA
- a CDS encoding PVC-type heme-binding CxxCH protein, translated as MLRPSTALALLAGLTASVLAAKPDKPAKKEKEFVAAKPAFTPSADTPAFDPAKVTPQHLDTSMFKVPEGLEISVWATSPMLFNPANMDVDHAGRIWVAEGVNYRRHSGRSREGDAIRVLQDTNGDGKADESHVFVREKELECPLGVAVFDNVIVVSNTPNMIVYTDVNRDLKFDPTVDKREVLLSGFEQAQHDHSLHSVYAGPDGRWYFSNGNCGAQFSDKSGNTFRIGSGYLNNSYVGQKSDDGHVYAGGFTASIDPSGHNARILGYNYRNSYEGVRNSFGDMFLNDNDDPPACRVSHLIEGGSFGFFSPDGKRQWRADKRPGQTIPVAEWRQDDPGSIPAGDVYGGGAPTGMCFYENGALGDKWKGLLLSCETGRNVVFGYLPKPDGAGFKLERFDFCTTNTTGVFKGSDFVGGKDNMSDESHTLFRPSDVCVGADGAIYVSDWFDKRTGGHQDTDETCSGTIYRIAPKGSKPQTAKINFDSIEGQIAALKSPANNVRHTGFVKLKEQGDKAVAAVAALAEDKNPYLAARAIWLLAQMGENASLRIRPWLESDDENKRLVALRALRAAGGDLMDLFNSMAADGSAAVRREVSVAMRDVPFAQSGNILVELAKRYSGKDRSYLEAWGIGCTGKEAEVWAALKKASNGTPAEEWTDAFAQATWRLHPAAAVESVKARAVSAKLSPQQRKLALDTLAFTQDASAAQAMLAVAKDKESPIHGDAMWWLINRSTNDWKDYNIAGELKAQGIFDPEAAKLVTIEIPPATPSLVKLEDVTKLKGNAKNGSSLVVRCVMCHQINHQGVEFGPSLQGWGLSQPTDIIAQAILEPSKDIAHGFDGVEIVTKDGIKIHGMVLTEGDVLIVRSMGGQTQFVPKSRIASKKKMDRSLMLSGTQLGLTAQDVADIVAYMRQAE; from the coding sequence ATGCTCCGACCATCCACTGCCCTTGCCCTCCTCGCCGGACTGACGGCGAGCGTCTTAGCAGCCAAGCCCGACAAGCCTGCCAAGAAAGAAAAGGAATTCGTCGCGGCTAAACCGGCCTTCACGCCGAGTGCCGATACGCCCGCCTTTGATCCTGCCAAGGTGACTCCTCAACACCTGGATACCAGCATGTTCAAAGTGCCCGAGGGCCTGGAGATCTCCGTGTGGGCCACCTCGCCGATGCTTTTTAACCCGGCCAATATGGACGTGGACCACGCAGGCCGCATCTGGGTAGCTGAAGGTGTGAATTACCGCCGCCACAGTGGCCGCAGCCGTGAGGGGGATGCCATCCGCGTGCTGCAAGACACCAATGGCGATGGCAAGGCCGATGAGTCCCACGTCTTTGTGCGTGAGAAAGAGCTGGAGTGCCCCCTGGGCGTGGCCGTGTTTGACAACGTCATCGTCGTCTCCAATACCCCGAACATGATCGTCTATACCGACGTGAACCGGGACCTGAAATTTGATCCCACGGTGGACAAACGGGAAGTTCTTCTGAGTGGCTTTGAGCAGGCCCAGCATGATCACAGCCTGCACTCCGTCTATGCCGGGCCCGATGGCCGTTGGTACTTTAGCAACGGTAACTGTGGCGCCCAGTTCAGCGACAAAAGCGGCAATACCTTCCGCATCGGCAGCGGTTATCTAAACAACTCGTATGTCGGCCAAAAGAGCGACGACGGTCACGTGTATGCCGGGGGCTTCACCGCCAGCATTGATCCCAGCGGCCACAATGCCCGTATCCTGGGTTACAACTACCGCAACAGCTACGAAGGCGTGCGCAACTCCTTCGGGGATATGTTCCTGAATGATAATGACGATCCACCGGCCTGCCGCGTCAGTCACCTCATCGAAGGCGGCAGTTTTGGTTTCTTCTCCCCCGATGGCAAGCGCCAGTGGCGTGCCGACAAACGCCCCGGCCAGACCATTCCCGTGGCCGAATGGCGTCAAGATGATCCCGGCAGCATCCCTGCGGGCGATGTCTATGGCGGCGGTGCCCCTACCGGCATGTGTTTTTATGAAAACGGTGCCCTGGGCGACAAATGGAAGGGCCTGCTGCTGAGCTGCGAAACCGGCCGCAATGTGGTCTTTGGTTACCTGCCGAAACCCGATGGCGCAGGCTTCAAACTGGAGCGTTTTGACTTCTGCACCACGAACACTACGGGCGTCTTCAAAGGCAGTGATTTCGTCGGCGGCAAGGACAACATGTCTGACGAAAGCCACACCCTCTTCCGCCCCAGCGATGTCTGTGTCGGCGCAGACGGTGCTATCTACGTGAGCGACTGGTTCGACAAACGCACCGGCGGTCACCAGGACACGGACGAAACCTGCAGCGGCACCATCTACCGCATCGCGCCGAAAGGCAGCAAACCCCAGACCGCGAAGATCAACTTCGACAGTATCGAAGGACAGATCGCTGCGCTGAAATCCCCGGCTAACAACGTCCGCCACACCGGTTTTGTGAAGCTCAAGGAACAGGGAGACAAGGCCGTAGCCGCCGTCGCAGCCTTGGCTGAAGATAAGAACCCCTATCTCGCAGCCCGTGCCATTTGGCTGCTGGCCCAAATGGGTGAAAACGCTAGCCTGCGCATCCGCCCCTGGTTGGAGTCCGATGACGAAAACAAGCGCCTCGTTGCCCTCCGCGCACTCCGTGCCGCTGGTGGAGATCTGATGGATCTTTTCAACAGCATGGCAGCCGATGGCTCTGCCGCCGTCCGTCGCGAAGTCTCCGTCGCCATGCGCGATGTGCCGTTTGCTCAGAGTGGCAATATCCTGGTGGAACTGGCCAAGCGTTACAGCGGCAAAGACCGCTCCTACCTGGAAGCCTGGGGTATCGGCTGCACGGGCAAGGAAGCCGAAGTGTGGGCCGCCCTGAAAAAAGCCAGCAATGGCACCCCAGCCGAAGAATGGACGGATGCCTTCGCCCAGGCAACCTGGCGTCTGCACCCCGCTGCCGCCGTTGAATCCGTGAAGGCCCGTGCCGTTTCTGCCAAGCTCAGCCCCCAGCAGCGCAAGCTCGCTCTCGACACCCTCGCCTTCACCCAGGATGCCAGTGCCGCCCAGGCCATGCTGGCCGTGGCGAAGGACAAAGAATCTCCCATCCATGGTGATGCCATGTGGTGGCTGATCAACCGCAGCACCAACGACTGGAAAGACTACAACATCGCAGGCGAACTCAAAGCCCAGGGCATCTTCGATCCTGAAGCCGCCAAGCTCGTCACCATCGAGATTCCCCCAGCTACCCCTAGCCTCGTGAAACTTGAAGATGTGACGAAACTTAAGGGCAATGCCAAAAACGGCTCCTCCCTCGTCGTCCGCTGCGTGATGTGCCACCAGATCAACCACCAGGGCGTCGAATTCGGCCCCAGCTTGCAGGGATGGGGTCTTAGCCAGCCGACCGACATCATCGCCCAGGCCATTCTGGAGCCCAGCAAAGACATCGCCCACGGCTTTGACGGTGTGGAGATTGTCACCAAGGACGGCATCAAAATCCACGGTATGGTCCTGACCGAAGGCGATGTGCTCATCGTCCGCAGCATGGGAGGCCAGACGCAGTTTGTACCGAAAAGCCGCATCGCCAGCAAAAAGAAAATGGACCGCTCCCTCATGCTCAGCGGCACCCAGCTCGGCCTCACCGCCCAGGACGTGGCCGACATCGTCGCCTACATGCGCCAGGCGGAGTAG